One genomic segment of Streptomyces sp. RKND-216 includes these proteins:
- a CDS encoding polysaccharide deacetylase family protein translates to MTVTPTARPAVPILMYHAIADRPDRSVYRLSVSPAAFAEQMELLTGHGFSPLTTRQLSVAWRDTGSLPARPVLITFDDGYEGVHRHALPVLSRHGFPATVFVTTGWLRGGEAADSAPCGMLDWQQVHELSDAGVEIGAHTHRHPPLDQLPDDRLWFELLHSRHLLEERLGRRPVSFAYPYGYSSARVRRAVGEAGYTVGLSVGNAMARPTQCLYALRRLTVRRSTCIEEFEALVEDRLVGPNFVLDRLLTHGFAVGRASQRAARKLCHPGPGTVISWWAAAPPAVGDGPRTRAPDPGPDPTPAPASALASAPTPAPTAARAALEPPPRPQPPPRPQPPPPPESPPPPEAATPSEGPGPSEPPSPPAPPPAGGKSGKAGGGTGTPLFRNAYALMLNTALSGVLGIAFWVLAARYYSDSAVGQGSALIAAMKFLAGLTALTLPGALQRFIPVAGHRTPRLVLGTYLVSALIVAAAATIFVITLGFWGPTYRLVDGGLPALAFLASVILWALLTLQDGVLTGLRSAVWVPAGNTVFLVAKMVLVVALASVFPVAGVFVSWAAAIALSVVPLTWLVFRRLIPRHVSATRKAVFPAPRQIGRFLAGDCTGSLFSLAVIYLLPVVVATQISSELNAYFYLAAVIGSSIDLLAINMGASLTVEGAHAPSRLAALCRASLRKMALIMVPISVLTVLFAPQILRVFGAEYADHATLLLRLMAVATLTRVLFEVYFAVLRVQNRTSRVALLQGSLCVLLLGSTVVLLGPFGITGAGYAQLASQTLIAAVACVGLARVLRPRPTPAPPAGPGSGRVSLTKAAAPPGTPSGAPRAATRRVRRRRWAWPVAVGWAMLGAALALYWLPLRGMTDASLDAMNGLGLVSVLPRTTLLGAFLLVVTFCCGLWLRTQHRGLLLGVLLATVVSLHAVPAVIEAFPRFSTAWEHAGFVEYVERTGSVAPEMDGRFTWPGFFVGVALLTRAGGISDLTPLMQWWPVAINLLYLVPVFLLLRAVRATWRAKWCAAWVFVLCGWVGQDYFSPQSVGFLAYLVFVAVLLLWFRSSPPDARKAGARVPGEARPRRARGTRAALLLALLIGLFAFTTVSHPLTPFIMLAAVTGLVLWKRSRLRGLPLLCLVIVATWTGFFVEPYWSGHPLFSSFGSLGGNITSSTSGRIEGGSSLHSMVLYCRVLLAASVMALAAYGWLRRRRRGISDRALVILFVMPFMGVWLQSYGGEIALRVFMFMLPAAAVLAGLAFFPRLSYRRRPWLGLLAALMAGLVLMGGFLVARWGNESYERVRPSEVAAMDHLARHDAPTARALWLDTDPPSVLSPNLPWRVTQDMEKTVYKPVVSPRVPEKAGPLVQGLEDAGPNSYLVLTRGSAKYLELTAGYPEHWYDRATAALDRRPDVTEVVDRRDASVYRLADPYSEPADQPQVGNTGLNVTWTVWSVLGGVVAAVLLVLLTTREFVRVLVPDRRRLRAMRVSLLAALPLVGLLAVAIVNRFLTLS, encoded by the coding sequence ATGACCGTGACTCCGACGGCCCGCCCGGCCGTGCCGATCCTGATGTACCACGCGATAGCCGACCGCCCGGACCGGTCCGTCTACCGCCTGTCGGTGTCTCCGGCGGCCTTCGCCGAGCAGATGGAGCTGCTGACCGGCCACGGGTTCTCCCCTCTCACCACCCGGCAGCTGTCGGTCGCGTGGCGGGACACGGGCTCCCTGCCCGCCCGGCCGGTACTGATCACCTTCGACGACGGCTACGAGGGCGTGCACCGGCACGCGCTCCCCGTGCTGAGCCGGCACGGCTTCCCCGCCACGGTCTTCGTGACCACGGGCTGGCTGCGCGGGGGTGAAGCCGCGGACAGCGCCCCGTGCGGCATGCTCGACTGGCAGCAGGTGCACGAACTCTCCGACGCGGGCGTGGAGATCGGCGCCCACACCCACCGCCACCCCCCGCTGGACCAGCTTCCCGACGACCGGTTGTGGTTCGAACTGCTCCACAGCCGGCATCTCCTCGAAGAGCGACTGGGCCGCCGCCCCGTCTCCTTCGCGTATCCCTACGGCTACTCCAGCGCCCGCGTCCGGCGTGCGGTGGGGGAGGCCGGGTATACCGTCGGGCTCTCGGTGGGGAACGCGATGGCCCGGCCCACCCAGTGCCTGTACGCGCTGCGCCGCCTGACGGTGCGGCGCTCCACCTGCATCGAGGAGTTCGAGGCCCTCGTCGAAGACCGGCTGGTCGGCCCGAACTTCGTCCTCGACCGGCTGCTGACGCACGGCTTCGCGGTCGGCCGGGCGTCCCAGCGCGCAGCCCGCAAGCTGTGCCATCCCGGGCCGGGGACCGTGATCTCGTGGTGGGCCGCAGCGCCTCCGGCGGTCGGCGACGGCCCCCGGACGCGCGCCCCGGACCCGGGCCCGGACCCGACTCCGGCCCCTGCCTCGGCCCTGGCCTCGGCCCCGACGCCGGCCCCGACCGCAGCTCGCGCAGCTCTCGAACCACCCCCACGTCCCCAACCACCCCCACGTCCCCAACCACCCCCACCTCCCGAATCACCCCCACCTCCCGAAGCGGCCACCCCCTCCGAGGGGCCGGGGCCCTCCGAGCCTCCGTCGCCTCCCGCACCGCCGCCCGCCGGCGGAAAGTCCGGGAAGGCGGGCGGTGGCACCGGCACCCCGCTGTTCCGCAACGCCTACGCGCTGATGCTCAACACCGCCCTCTCCGGGGTGCTGGGGATCGCCTTCTGGGTGCTCGCCGCCCGCTACTACTCGGACAGCGCTGTGGGTCAGGGGTCGGCGCTGATCGCGGCGATGAAGTTCCTCGCCGGACTCACCGCCCTGACCCTCCCCGGCGCATTGCAGCGCTTCATCCCGGTCGCGGGCCACCGCACCCCCAGGCTGGTCCTCGGTACGTATCTGGTCAGCGCGCTGATCGTCGCGGCCGCGGCCACGATCTTCGTCATCACCCTCGGTTTCTGGGGTCCGACCTACCGCCTGGTGGACGGAGGGCTGCCCGCCCTCGCCTTCCTGGCCTCGGTGATCCTCTGGGCACTGCTGACACTGCAGGACGGCGTGCTGACCGGGCTGCGCAGCGCGGTGTGGGTGCCCGCCGGTAACACCGTCTTCCTCGTCGCCAAGATGGTGCTCGTCGTGGCACTGGCCTCGGTGTTCCCCGTCGCCGGGGTCTTCGTCTCCTGGGCCGCCGCGATCGCCCTGTCGGTCGTTCCGCTGACGTGGCTGGTCTTCCGGCGGCTCATACCCCGCCACGTCAGCGCCACCAGAAAGGCCGTGTTTCCCGCGCCCCGGCAGATCGGGCGCTTCCTGGCCGGCGACTGCACCGGATCTCTGTTCTCGCTGGCCGTGATCTACCTGCTGCCCGTCGTCGTGGCCACGCAGATCAGCTCCGAACTGAACGCCTACTTCTACCTCGCGGCGGTCATCGGCTCCTCGATCGACCTCCTCGCGATCAACATGGGCGCCTCCCTGACCGTGGAGGGGGCGCACGCCCCGTCCCGGCTCGCGGCGCTCTGCCGGGCCTCGCTCCGCAAGATGGCCCTGATCATGGTGCCGATCAGTGTGCTCACGGTGCTCTTCGCGCCGCAGATCCTGCGGGTCTTCGGTGCCGAGTACGCCGACCACGCCACGCTGCTGCTCCGGCTCATGGCGGTGGCCACCCTGACCCGGGTCCTGTTCGAGGTGTACTTCGCGGTGCTCCGTGTGCAGAACCGGACTTCCCGGGTGGCGCTGCTGCAGGGCTCGCTCTGCGTGCTGCTGCTCGGCTCGACGGTGGTCCTGCTGGGGCCCTTCGGCATCACGGGAGCGGGCTACGCGCAGCTGGCCAGCCAGACCCTCATCGCCGCCGTCGCCTGCGTCGGCCTGGCACGGGTGCTGCGCCCCCGCCCGACGCCGGCGCCTCCGGCGGGGCCCGGGTCCGGGCGTGTGTCCCTGACCAAGGCCGCGGCACCGCCGGGCACGCCCTCCGGCGCGCCACGGGCCGCCACCCGTCGCGTGCGCCGCCGTCGGTGGGCGTGGCCGGTGGCTGTCGGCTGGGCGATGCTGGGTGCGGCGCTGGCCCTGTACTGGCTGCCGCTGCGCGGGATGACCGACGCCTCGCTGGACGCGATGAACGGCCTCGGCTTGGTGTCCGTCCTGCCGCGCACCACACTGCTCGGCGCGTTCCTGCTGGTGGTCACGTTCTGCTGCGGGCTGTGGCTGCGCACGCAGCACCGCGGTCTCCTCCTGGGTGTGCTGCTCGCGACGGTGGTGTCGCTGCACGCGGTGCCGGCGGTGATCGAGGCATTCCCCCGCTTCTCCACCGCCTGGGAGCACGCCGGGTTCGTGGAGTACGTCGAGCGGACCGGCAGCGTGGCCCCCGAGATGGACGGCCGCTTCACCTGGCCCGGCTTCTTCGTCGGCGTCGCCCTGCTCACCAGGGCCGGCGGCATCTCCGACCTCACCCCCCTGATGCAGTGGTGGCCGGTCGCGATCAACCTGCTCTACCTCGTCCCGGTGTTCCTGCTGCTCCGCGCCGTGCGCGCGACCTGGCGGGCCAAGTGGTGCGCGGCCTGGGTGTTCGTGCTGTGCGGCTGGGTCGGGCAGGACTACTTCTCGCCGCAGTCGGTGGGCTTCCTCGCGTACCTGGTGTTCGTGGCGGTGCTGCTGCTCTGGTTCCGCTCCTCGCCGCCGGACGCACGGAAGGCGGGCGCCCGGGTCCCCGGTGAGGCGCGGCCGCGGCGTGCCCGGGGCACCCGGGCGGCGCTGCTGCTGGCGCTCCTCATCGGGCTGTTCGCCTTCACCACGGTCAGCCACCCGCTCACCCCGTTCATCATGCTCGCCGCGGTGACCGGGCTGGTGCTGTGGAAGCGTTCCCGGCTCCGTGGGCTTCCGCTGCTGTGCTTGGTGATCGTGGCCACGTGGACCGGGTTCTTCGTCGAGCCGTACTGGTCGGGGCACCCGCTGTTCAGCAGCTTCGGCTCGCTCGGCGGGAACATCACCTCCAGCACCTCGGGCCGCATCGAAGGCGGCAGCAGCCTGCACTCGATGGTGCTCTACTGCCGGGTGCTCCTGGCCGCGAGCGTGATGGCGCTGGCCGCGTACGGCTGGCTGCGCCGGCGCAGGCGCGGGATCAGCGACCGGGCGCTCGTCATCCTCTTCGTGATGCCGTTCATGGGCGTCTGGCTGCAGTCCTACGGCGGCGAGATCGCTCTGCGCGTCTTCATGTTCATGTTGCCCGCCGCCGCGGTCCTGGCGGGTCTGGCGTTCTTCCCACGCCTCTCGTACCGCAGGCGGCCGTGGCTGGGTCTGCTCGCCGCGCTGATGGCGGGCCTGGTCCTCATGGGCGGCTTCCTCGTCGCCCGCTGGGGCAACGAGTCCTACGAACGGGTCCGCCCCAGCGAGGTGGCGGCGATGGACCACCTGGCCCGCCACGACGCCCCGACCGCCCGTGCGCTGTGGCTCGACACCGACCCGCCCTCCGTCCTGTCGCCGAACCTCCCCTGGCGGGTGACCCAGGACATGGAGAAGACCGTCTACAAGCCGGTCGTCTCGCCGCGCGTCCCGGAGAAGGCGGGCCCTCTGGTGCAGGGGCTGGAGGACGCGGGGCCGAACTCCTACCTGGTGCTCACCCGCGGCTCCGCGAAGTACCTGGAGCTGACGGCGGGTTACCCGGAGCACTGGTACGACCGGGCGACGGCCGCGCTCGACCGGCGCCCGGACGTCACCGAGGTCGTCGACCGGCGGGACGCGTCCGTGTACCGGCTGGCCGATCCCTACAGCGAGCCGGCGGATCAGCCCCAGGTCGGCAACACCGGCCTGAACGTGACCTGGACGGTCTGGTCGGTCCTCGGCGGGGTGGTGGCCGCGGTGCTGCTGGTCCTGCTGACGACCCGGGAGTTCGTACGGGTGCTGGTGCCGGACCGGCGACGGCTGCGCGCGATGCGGGTGTCCCTGCTGGCGGCGCTGCCGCTCGTGGGCCTCCTGGCGGTGGCGATCGTCAACCGCTTCCTCACGCTGAGTTGA
- a CDS encoding xylan 1,4-beta-xylosidase — protein sequence MTDAPREPPRQAVSAALRRAAAHLTGGTAVLTATATAVLLAGCGTPSDSGSREAGWERGGAPPATDTGLGWGFTHTQRSADGDGPAERKAIVDELSVQPLPQVQAIMGWGAGNPEPSPGDYDFDSLDSRISLIRRTGGTPVITLCCAPDWMKGGKAGRTDWSRIEEAPSPEHYDDFAALSARIAERYPDVRHFVVWNELKGFWNPDEGRWDYEGYTRLYNAVHKAVKKVDQRNLVGGPYLGMDSVPPGQSHHASAVRGPWGSLDQRVVDALDYWLAHRAGADFLAVDGSSAARDDSLSPDRFTATEKFSDVGRWLHERSSLPLWWSEWYVTTSDAGWQEDEHTAVQATAMMEIARGDPAAAFYWNPQKAGGRCTGCLWKNGPAPGDEVAGPMLELLRGFAAAFPPGTEFATLWADDARVRVLGDADTVLAVNTSGRALRAEVDGEPVDFGPYEVAWLQR from the coding sequence ATGACCGACGCGCCCCGGGAGCCTCCCCGTCAGGCGGTGAGCGCCGCTCTGCGACGGGCGGCGGCTCACCTCACCGGAGGCACGGCGGTGCTCACGGCAACGGCGACGGCCGTGCTCCTTGCGGGCTGCGGCACGCCGTCGGACTCCGGCTCGCGCGAGGCGGGATGGGAGAGGGGCGGCGCTCCTCCCGCGACGGACACGGGCCTGGGATGGGGCTTCACCCACACCCAGCGCAGCGCCGACGGCGACGGCCCCGCGGAGCGGAAGGCGATCGTCGACGAGCTGTCCGTGCAGCCGCTCCCGCAGGTGCAGGCGATCATGGGCTGGGGCGCGGGCAATCCGGAACCATCGCCGGGAGACTACGACTTCGACAGTCTCGACAGCCGCATCTCCCTGATCCGCAGGACCGGCGGCACACCGGTCATCACCCTGTGCTGCGCACCGGACTGGATGAAGGGCGGCAAGGCCGGAAGGACCGACTGGTCCCGGATCGAGGAGGCGCCGTCCCCCGAGCACTACGACGACTTCGCCGCGCTGTCCGCCAGGATCGCCGAACGGTACCCGGACGTCCGGCACTTCGTCGTCTGGAACGAGCTCAAGGGCTTCTGGAACCCGGACGAGGGCCGCTGGGACTACGAGGGCTACACGCGCCTCTACAACGCCGTCCACAAGGCCGTGAAGAAGGTCGACCAGCGGAACCTGGTGGGCGGGCCCTACCTGGGCATGGACAGCGTGCCGCCGGGGCAGTCGCACCACGCGTCCGCGGTGCGGGGCCCCTGGGGCTCGCTCGACCAGCGTGTGGTGGACGCGCTGGACTACTGGCTCGCCCACCGTGCGGGCGCCGACTTCCTGGCCGTCGACGGCTCCAGCGCGGCCCGGGACGACTCGCTGAGCCCGGACCGGTTCACGGCCACCGAGAAGTTCTCCGACGTCGGCCGCTGGCTGCACGAGCGCAGCTCCCTGCCCCTGTGGTGGTCCGAGTGGTACGTCACGACGTCGGACGCCGGCTGGCAGGAGGACGAGCACACCGCTGTCCAGGCCACCGCGATGATGGAGATCGCCCGGGGCGATCCCGCCGCCGCCTTCTACTGGAACCCCCAGAAGGCCGGAGGCCGCTGCACCGGCTGCCTGTGGAAGAACGGCCCGGCGCCCGGCGACGAGGTCGCCGGGCCCATGCTGGAGCTGCTGCGCGGCTTCGCCGCCGCGTTCCCGCCGGGGACCGAATTCGCCACGCTCTGGGCCGACGACGCGCGGGTGCGAGTCCTCGGCGACGCCGACACCGTGCTCGCCGTCAACACCTCGGGCCGCGCGCTACGGGCCGAGGTGGACGGGGAGCCCGTCGACTTCGGCCCGTACGAGGTGGCCTGGCTGCAGCGGTGA
- a CDS encoding glycosyltransferase family 2 protein, which translates to MNATPHSTAGTPSAHAAPPAHPARRATDNTPHPMRRAEDVPPARPTVSVVVPARNEARNIPWVFEQIPDCVDEVILVDGDSSDATVLMATQCLPAVRFIPQCGPGKGNALRTGFLAATGDHVVMIDADGSMSPAEIPHFLHFLENGYDFVKGSRFMAGGGSLDITRFRRLGNQVLLGAVNHLYGTKLTDLCYGFCAFRRSFLEQLDLHAAGFEIEAEMIVHALRSGLRIAEVPSLELPRRSGRSNLHAVSDGRRVLHTLLAERPGARPRTAPADD; encoded by the coding sequence ATGAACGCCACACCGCACTCGACGGCCGGAACACCGTCGGCGCACGCGGCGCCGCCCGCGCACCCCGCACGTCGGGCCACCGACAACACACCGCACCCGATGCGGCGGGCGGAGGACGTCCCTCCGGCCCGGCCGACCGTCAGCGTGGTCGTTCCGGCCCGCAACGAGGCCCGCAACATCCCGTGGGTCTTCGAGCAGATCCCCGACTGCGTCGACGAGGTCATCCTGGTCGACGGCGACTCCAGCGACGCCACCGTGCTCATGGCGACGCAGTGCCTCCCTGCGGTCCGCTTCATCCCCCAGTGCGGGCCCGGCAAGGGCAACGCACTGCGGACGGGCTTCCTGGCGGCCACCGGCGACCACGTCGTGATGATCGACGCCGACGGCAGCATGTCCCCCGCAGAGATACCCCACTTCCTGCACTTCCTCGAGAACGGCTACGACTTCGTCAAGGGGTCCCGCTTCATGGCGGGAGGCGGCTCCCTCGACATCACCCGCTTCCGCCGGCTCGGCAACCAGGTGCTCCTCGGGGCCGTCAACCATCTCTACGGCACCAAGCTGACCGACCTCTGCTACGGGTTCTGCGCCTTCCGCCGCAGCTTCCTGGAACAACTGGACCTGCATGCGGCGGGGTTCGAGATCGAGGCCGAGATGATCGTGCACGCGCTGCGTTCCGGGCTGCGCATCGCCGAGGTGCCGAGCCTGGAGCTGCCCCGCCGCAGCGGGCGGTCGAACCTGCACGCCGTCTCGGACGGACGCCGCGTGCTTCACACACTGCTCGCGGAACGCCCCGGCGCCCGCCCCCGGACCGCCCCCGCCGACGACTGA
- a CDS encoding TetR/AcrR family transcriptional regulator has product MPTQADGGGRGRNGPERRARPRNRTGRLSRERVLAVGLELVDREGLSALSMRRLGAELDVEAMAVYRYAEGKDALLDGLVEALYTELQERLDAGTEAAGWRTELHRVSRATYEVALAHPHVVPLLATRMLAVPLARRPLPVLKQQERVLVLLDRGGLDEDAAAAVFRAYNGWVLGYLFVELRAMVDNPEETDPAFRLGLHRMPVNELPRLRDSAPVLAEQGGVEGLAAGLDALLDRLVPPRPRR; this is encoded by the coding sequence ATGCCGACGCAGGCCGACGGAGGTGGCCGGGGGCGCAACGGTCCGGAGCGCCGGGCCCGGCCACGCAACCGGACCGGGCGCCTGAGCCGGGAGCGCGTGCTGGCCGTCGGGCTGGAGCTGGTCGACCGGGAAGGGCTCTCCGCGCTGAGCATGCGGAGGCTGGGGGCGGAGCTGGACGTCGAGGCCATGGCCGTCTACCGGTACGCGGAGGGGAAGGACGCGCTCCTGGACGGCCTGGTGGAAGCGCTGTACACCGAACTCCAGGAGCGGCTGGACGCCGGGACCGAGGCGGCGGGCTGGCGCACGGAGCTGCACCGCGTGTCGCGGGCGACGTACGAGGTGGCACTCGCCCACCCGCACGTCGTCCCGCTGCTGGCGACCCGCATGCTGGCGGTGCCGCTGGCACGCCGGCCCCTTCCCGTCCTCAAGCAGCAGGAGCGGGTGCTGGTGCTGCTGGACCGGGGCGGTCTCGACGAGGACGCCGCCGCCGCGGTGTTCCGGGCCTACAACGGGTGGGTGCTCGGCTACCTCTTCGTCGAGCTCCGCGCCATGGTGGACAACCCGGAGGAGACCGACCCGGCGTTCCGGCTGGGTCTGCACCGGATGCCGGTCAACGAACTGCCGCGGCTGCGGGACAGCGCGCCCGTGCTCGCCGAGCAGGGGGGCGTGGAAGGGCTGGCTGCCGGGCTCGACGCCCTGCTGGACAGGCTGGTGCCCCCACGGCCGCGCCGGTGA
- a CDS encoding glycoside hydrolase family 15 protein, producing the protein MPGWIEDYALVGDLETAALVGRDGSVDWLCAPRFDSPACFAALLGGQENGHWRLAPAGAGRCNRRSYRGDTLVLESVWETVSGTVQLTDFMPPRMRSPYLVRVVEGVSGRVAMRGELRPRFHHGRIVPWMLPGNGTGRQARAASAVATAPGMTAFAGPDALRLTGEPPPEVDVAEGCARMDFTVSAGERRAVVLSWSPSYDPAPADLDTRAALAATLGFWETWSQQCCYRGPWREAVVRSVITLKALTYAPTGGMLAAATTSLPEDVGGERNWDHRYCWLRDSTSTMSCLLRSGFRDEAVAWKDWLVRAVAGDPADLQSLYGVAGQRKIGEGTADWLGGYEGSAPVRIGNHAVQQLQLDVYGEVLNTFYSALRAGVPIERHTWSLLASFMDYLQKHWRDADEGPWEVRGPRRHFVHSKVMSWVAADRALRMARAAGMRPMASRWRAMRQEIHDEVCRLGWDAGQGTFVQYYGAPSVDATALLLPRLGFLPARDRRVLATVDAIRDRLGHHGFLHRYAPVSDSARHAVDGLHGGEGAFLACSLWYADALAAAGRRAEARAVFEDVLSVRSDLGLLSEQWDPVGGRQLGNAPQAFSHVALVNTAFTLYGTRSGPRR; encoded by the coding sequence GTGCCCGGATGGATCGAGGACTACGCCCTCGTCGGAGATCTGGAGACCGCGGCCCTCGTCGGCAGGGACGGGTCGGTGGACTGGCTGTGCGCCCCGCGTTTCGACTCCCCGGCCTGCTTCGCCGCCCTGCTGGGCGGACAGGAGAACGGACACTGGCGGCTCGCCCCGGCAGGTGCCGGGCGCTGCAACCGTAGGTCCTACCGCGGTGACACGCTGGTGCTGGAATCGGTGTGGGAGACCGTCTCCGGCACCGTCCAGCTGACCGACTTCATGCCGCCGCGGATGCGAAGCCCGTACCTGGTGCGGGTGGTGGAGGGCGTTTCCGGGCGGGTCGCGATGCGCGGCGAGCTGCGGCCGCGCTTCCATCACGGGCGCATCGTGCCGTGGATGCTGCCCGGCAACGGTACGGGCCGACAGGCGCGCGCGGCCTCCGCGGTGGCGACGGCCCCCGGGATGACCGCGTTCGCCGGCCCGGACGCGCTGCGGCTGACGGGTGAGCCGCCGCCCGAGGTGGACGTGGCGGAGGGCTGCGCGCGGATGGATTTCACGGTCTCCGCGGGCGAGCGGCGCGCCGTCGTCCTCAGCTGGAGCCCGTCCTACGACCCGGCGCCCGCGGATCTCGACACCCGCGCCGCGCTGGCCGCCACCCTGGGCTTCTGGGAGACCTGGTCGCAGCAGTGCTGCTACCGGGGCCCCTGGCGGGAGGCCGTCGTCCGCTCTGTGATCACGCTGAAGGCACTCACGTACGCGCCGACCGGCGGCATGCTGGCCGCCGCGACCACCTCGCTCCCGGAGGACGTCGGCGGGGAGCGCAACTGGGACCACCGGTACTGCTGGCTGCGCGACTCCACGTCCACGATGTCCTGCCTGCTGCGCAGCGGATTCCGGGACGAAGCCGTCGCCTGGAAGGACTGGCTGGTCCGCGCGGTGGCCGGTGACCCGGCCGACCTGCAGTCACTCTACGGCGTCGCGGGCCAGCGCAAGATCGGGGAGGGCACGGCGGACTGGCTGGGCGGCTACGAGGGCTCGGCGCCGGTGCGCATCGGCAACCACGCGGTCCAGCAGCTTCAACTGGACGTCTACGGCGAGGTGCTGAACACCTTCTACTCGGCGCTGCGGGCGGGCGTGCCGATCGAACGCCACACCTGGAGCCTGCTCGCGTCCTTCATGGACTACCTGCAAAAGCACTGGCGGGACGCGGACGAGGGACCGTGGGAGGTCCGGGGCCCGAGGCGGCACTTCGTCCATTCCAAGGTGATGTCCTGGGTGGCCGCGGACCGGGCGCTGCGGATGGCCCGGGCCGCCGGAATGCGGCCGATGGCCTCCCGGTGGCGGGCGATGCGGCAGGAGATCCACGACGAGGTGTGCCGCCTCGGCTGGGACGCGGGGCAGGGCACGTTCGTGCAGTACTACGGCGCGCCCTCGGTGGACGCGACGGCGCTGCTTCTCCCCCGTCTCGGTTTCCTCCCCGCGCGGGACCGGCGGGTGCTGGCCACCGTCGACGCGATCCGCGACCGTCTGGGCCATCACGGCTTCCTGCACCGGTACGCGCCGGTCTCCGACTCCGCGCGGCACGCGGTGGACGGCCTGCACGGTGGCGAGGGAGCCTTCCTCGCCTGTTCGCTCTGGTACGCGGACGCTCTCGCGGCCGCGGGCCGGCGCGCGGAGGCCCGGGCGGTGTTCGAGGACGTCCTGTCCGTCCGCAGCGACCTCGGTCTGCTGTCGGAGCAGTGGGACCCGGTCGGCGGACGTCAACTCGGCAACGCGCCGCAGGCCTTCAGCCACGTGGCGCTGGTCAACACCGCGTTCACCCTGTACGGCACCCGGTCCGGCCCGCGCCGCTGA
- a CDS encoding class I SAM-dependent methyltransferase — protein MTTHPAHGPARDRRPAGVPPPWRNAEADWDRWPVGDYLAENYREIHDADAAVIRHHAAVYRRIPPGSVALSLELGCGPNLYPLMQAAAVSRRIDALEPGAAARAYLARQLAGLQDSSWQEFYALCRDLDPALPGTLTEALSRVRLVPGGAAAVRAGAYGLASMHFVAESVTEDGDEFAALCRAFVHAVCPGGQLLAAFMENMPTYRIGADSRWPAFPADADTVRAVFAPLTEDLRLTRVAKDAGLPDYGDTGMLLLHARRAP, from the coding sequence GTGACCACCCACCCGGCACACGGCCCGGCGCGCGACCGCCGCCCGGCCGGGGTGCCACCGCCGTGGCGCAACGCCGAGGCGGACTGGGACCGTTGGCCGGTCGGCGACTACCTGGCGGAGAACTACCGCGAGATCCATGACGCCGACGCGGCGGTCATCCGCCACCACGCGGCCGTGTACCGCCGCATCCCGCCGGGCAGCGTCGCACTCTCCCTGGAGCTGGGCTGCGGACCGAACCTGTATCCGCTGATGCAGGCCGCCGCGGTCAGCCGTCGTATCGACGCGCTGGAACCCGGCGCGGCAGCGCGCGCGTACCTGGCCCGGCAGTTGGCGGGCCTGCAGGACTCCAGCTGGCAGGAGTTCTACGCGCTGTGCCGCGACCTCGATCCCGCCCTGCCCGGAACGCTGACCGAGGCGCTGTCCCGGGTGCGGCTGGTGCCGGGCGGCGCCGCCGCCGTCCGCGCCGGTGCGTACGGTCTGGCGTCGATGCACTTCGTCGCGGAGAGCGTCACCGAGGACGGGGACGAGTTCGCCGCGTTGTGCCGCGCCTTCGTCCACGCGGTGTGCCCGGGCGGGCAGTTGCTGGCGGCGTTCATGGAGAACATGCCGACCTACCGGATCGGCGCCGACTCGCGCTGGCCGGCGTTCCCGGCCGACGCGGACACCGTGCGCGCGGTGTTCGCGCCGCTCACCGAGGACCTGCGGCTGACCCGCGTCGCCAAGGACGCCGGCCTTCCCGACTACGGCGACACCGGCATGCTGCTGCTGCACGCCCGGCGCGCCCCTTGA